The genomic window GTGAAGGTGCGGTTGGGGAAGGCTTCGAGTGTGAGGTTGACCGAACGGCCCACGCGCACCCAAGGCGACATCTTTTCGGGCACGTTCAGGCGCACGCGCAGCGGGTCTACGTTGACCAGGGTCATGACGGGCGTTTGTATTTTCAGGTATTGGCCGGCGGTGACTGAGCGCACTTTGACTGCGCCGGCAAAGGGCGCGCGGATTTGCGTGTCTTTGAGCCGCTTGCTGGCGAGGTTGAGGGTGGCCTGGGTTTGCTGCATGGAGGCGCGCAGGTTTTCGACTTGCTGCACGGCTAGGTCGTAGGTGGCTTTGGCGGCTTTGAATTTGGAATCGGCTTCATCAAAAACCTGGCGCGCGATGACGCCGGATTCGAGCAGGGCTTCAGCGCGTTTGAAACGCTGTTCGGCATCGGCGAGATCGGCGGCGGCTTTTTTGACTTCGGCGGCCTGGCGCACGTCTTTCAGTTCGCCGTCTTCTTCGCGCAAACCGAGCCGGGCGCGCGACTGAGCCAGCGCGGCGCGTTGCTGTTCCATCGTCAATTCAAACTCGACGGGCGAAATGCGCGCGAGCAGTTGGCCTTTGCTGACGCGGTCGCCGACGTCTACCAATACCTGTTCGACACGGCCTTCGGCTTCGGCGCTGACGGTGACTTCGTCAAAGGCGAAGAGCGACCCGACGGCTTCGACCGCGCGTTGTTGTTGCTGCTGTGTGACTGCGATGAGCTTGACTTTGGTTTTGGCGGGCAGGGTTTTGGGCTTTTCGGCCTCGGCCTTGGTGGCGTCTTTGCGCGAGCAGGCAGTAAGCAAACACAGCGCGCACACGGCGAGCATAAGTTTGAGGGCAGGACGATTGGAATGGTTCATGGGGTTATTGCTACACGAAAGATGAATTGACGGTTCGTCAGGATTTGGTGCTTAACTTGGTCTGGCGGAGCCTTTGGAGTGCGTGCGGCACAGGCCGCCGCTTTGGTAGTCCTTTGATTTTTAGACAACGAAGGGATTACCAAAGCGGCGGCCTGTGCCGCACGCACTCCAAAGGCTCCGCCAGACTGCGGCTAATTCGCGCCGACCTTGCTATACACCGCATTGCCCAAACGCACAAACGGGCCGCCGTCTTCGGCCAATTCATCCGTGATGGTGAACGAATGCGCGGCGACGATAGACAGCGTGCGGCGCAATTGGAGTTTCTGCCCTTTGACAGTGATCGCATCATAACTGAAGCGGATCGAAATCGGGCTGCGCCAATCGCCTTTGCTGTTGAGCTTGACGCCCGCTGAGGTTGTTTCCGTGACGGTCAGCAGCTTCGTCGCTTCGTCAAACACAAGGTTCATGCTCTCTTTGTAAACACCCGCGTCGTGTTTGCCGGTGCCAACGCCGGTGGCCGATTTGCCATCGGCATTTTTGGTGAAAGTCATCGTGCCTTCGCGCGGCGCAGGGGCAAGGGCGCTCTCACGTCCCACGTATTTGTAAGTCCAGGCGCCGACAAAATAATCCAGCGACTGTTTCTGCTGGGGCTGTTCAACGATTTGGCGTTGCTGGGGGCGCGCCTGTTGTTGTCCCGGTTGCGGCGTTTGCTGTTGCTGGGCGGCGGAAAAGAGCGCGCCTTCGGTGTCAGTGCTGACGCGTTTGAGACTGACCTCAATTTTGATGGCGTTGCCGCCGAAATCGAGCGCGCCCTCACCGGTCAGCGCGTCGCCCGCCAAGGTGAACGTGTAATCAATCGTCACCGTGGCCTGGGGTGTTTCAAAATCGGCTTTGGCCGTGACTTTCGCGCCCTCAACTTTGATGGCGTAAAGCTTGGCCTCGGTGTTGGGGCGCAACCCGGCAGTGCGGCCCGTGTATCCTGCGCCTTCTTTTTTGAAGATGACGGTGGTCGGGCGTTTGCCTTGCATCGAATTGGTTTCGCCTTCCCAGCGGCCTGTGAGCTGGTCGGTTTGGGCGAAGGCGGTGACGGTTAAGAAAGTTAGTAGTGCGATAAGAATGATTGGACGTTTCATTGTTGTTTGCTCCTAAACGCGCCAGCAAAGACCTTGCCGCGCGGTGTTATTGCTTTTGTGCGTGTCCTTCCACCAATTGAATCAAGATGCGATCCGGCCCTTCGATCAGCGCTTGTTTCAGCCCCGCTTGGGTCTTGCTGCCCTCGACCACCGTCACACCGTCCTGACGTAGCTTTTCCAGGTACTCGGTCAGATTGTCTACGCTGATGCCGACGTGGTCTACGACACGGCCTTTGGTCGAATCAAACGTGGTCTTGCCCTTCCATTGCGCGGCGTATTCCTGCTTCGGGTATTCGATGGGAAAAATGATGATGTTGACGTTGTCGAGATTCACCGAAGCCGACGGGCCGATTTGAATGCCGCGATACATGCGCGGTTCGCGCGATGCCGACACGCGCCCTTTCGTGCCAAAATGTTTCATGTACCACTGCCCCGCCGCAATCGGATCGGCGCTGAACAGGTGCAGGTGACCGAAGCGATGATGCCCGGCGGTGTTCAACTCGATCAACCCCTTGTCAGGGCTTTCGACGTAGGCGTAATAGAAACTGCCGGGCTTGGCGTTCGGATTGCCGCCGATGTCGCTGATGTCGGTGAGTGGCGTGAAAAACTTCGTGCCGAGTTTTTGCTGCCGTTCGTACTCAGCAGGCATGTTTTCGGCGCCCCAGCCGAAATGCCAGATGGCGGACGTTAGTTCCGCAGGCGGGGCCTGTTTGACCTTGTTGAAGAGAAGCCAGGATTTCTGCGCCCAGACGGCATCCTGCCCGTTGAACTTGGCTTTCTCGCAATCGAAGCGGCTGGTGTAAAACTCCAGCGCGCGTTGCGGGTCGGTCGTGTTGAGTTGCAGGTGATGGAAGTGAGCGGTGTTGGCGAGTGCGTCTTGCCTGGCGGCGGCTTGCGCCAGCAGCGTGATGACACCGGCGGCGAACGCCATAAAAAGCAGCGGGAACTTATGCATCAGTTGAATCCTCCGCAGGAAATTCACGAATGAGAATTTGTTTGACCTCGCGGTCGAGCACAGGAACATCGTTGTTGACGACGGCCCAGACTACTCTGTAATCCACGCCGAAATAAGCGTGGGTCAAGCGGTCGCGCATGCGTCCAATCGCCCGCCATTCGACTGCCGGAGCTTTTTGCCTGATTTCTTCGGGTATGTGTTTGGCCGCTTCGCCGATGATTTCCAAACTGCGCGTGAAGGCGCGCTTCAGTATGTCGTCTTGCATGAAGGCGGCTTCCTCAAGCTGCGTGGCGTTTTGCTGAAGAAAAGCGGTCTCTTGCAGGATGTGTTGCAGATACTCACGTGTTGAAGGGGGCATATTCCACCTCGCGCAAAATGTGCGGGCCGATAAACGGGCTGAGCGATTCGGTCGTCACCAGATCAACCTTCCGCTCAAACAAATCTTCCAGCCAGTCGCCGAGACCCACGAAGTTTTTTAAGCTGATTTGTTCCGGCTCCAACTCAACCAAAATGTCCACGTCGCTTTCCGCATTGGCTTCGTCCCGCACGAACGAACCGAACAAGCCACAACGCTTCACGCCAAAGCCCTGCAATTCGGCTTGGTGCTGTTGCAGCAGTTGCAGCACTTGTTGTTTGGTTTGGACCAGCATTGCCGTTTCCTCGTGCGACCGACGTTTTGCGCCTAGTACTCCATCAAGCTGAAAATGAGGGATGTAGGGCGGGATTTAATCCCGCCCTACATCCCGGATGCGCTCTCAGCATCCATCACTTACAGCTTGATGGAGTACTAGCTTATACGCAAAACCCGCCAAGCGGAATCCGGCTTGGCGGGTTTTGTGGGAACCAATGCGGCCAACAGCCAGCCAGACTAATCGCTCGCCCGCACCCAGCCGTGCGCCGCGTTGTCGCGCTGTCCGCCCGACTCGACGTAAGCGATCTTCATCTTTTCGAGCGCGTCCGCCGTCAGCGGATTGCGCTTGGCGTTGACGTCCACGTTGTAAAGCTTGGCCGCGTTTAGCCCGAAGATTTTCGCCTTGTCCTCTTTGGTGATCTTCTTGTAGCCGAATTTCTCGCACATCTCATCGGTGATTTGGAACCGTTTGAAGGCGTCAATGCCCCATTGCGGCGATCCCCACCAGAGACAATCCGTGCCCCAAACCACATGATCAGCGCCGTAGTATTTGATATTCTTGCCCATGCCGTGCATCGCCATAACCGGGTCAGTCACGGCCAGCACATTGAAGAAGCTGCCAATCTCGCAATAGACGTTGTTCATCTGCGGATTGCGCTTCTTGATGTCCATCAGCACGCTGTGCCAGAGAAAATCGCCGGTCTGCGGATCGTACTGATTGCTCTCTTTCCAATTGGGTTCGTTGGAGCCGTGTTTGATCGCCGAGTGATAGACGACAAAATTGAAATCAGGATTGCGCAGGGCCGCTTTCTCGACGTCTTTGGGATTGGCCAGATGACCCAGCGTGCGCGATTGATAAGAATAGCCCTTGTGCGTGCTAATCAGCTTGATGCCGCGTTTACGCGATTCTTCGATAAAGAATTGCGAATTGTCATCGTCGAGCTGGAAGCCGTTGCCGGTTTGCGCCGGGTCAGTGTGGCAATACCATTTCCAGGAACTGATGCCATAAACCTTGATCTCGCGTTCCATCTGTTCGATGAGTTCGGCTTTGTTCATCTGATTTTTGACTTTGTCCCAGTAATGGTTCGGCGCGAGATTGCCCTGATTCAGCGCGCGCTGCGAGCCGGCGAGTTGGTTGATCTTTTTGCGCCCTTCATACATCACCCAACTGGGCAACACTCTGCCGCCAATGCCCGGCGTGCGGGCGGCGCCTTCCAACACTTTGCCGTCAGCATCGCGCAGGTTTTCTTTGGTGGGCACGCCCGAAATGACCACCATCGAAGTGTCGCTGTCAAAGTACATTTCTTTGACGAAGTTTTGGAAGCCATACGCTTCGGAATCATTCTTCAGGTTGAAACCCATATTCTTGACGAAATCCATTGTGCGAAAGCCGCCAATGGGCGCGCCGTTGGTGAAATGCGCCTGCACGTCAATGATGAAGTATTCGCCTTTCGGGAACTTTTCATCCGTTGCCGCCGCTTCCCAAGTCTCAGCCTCATCCACATCCCAGACTTTGCCGAACACCTGGTTTTGAGCCATGAAGCAGGTCGCCAGACCCATCGAAGTGCGCATGAAGTCGCGCCGCTGCATGCCTAGCTTCTTGGCGCGCTCTTCTGATAGATCGCCGATCAAATGTTCGACCATCTTTTGCGGTTCTGATTGCGGGCGCGGCGTGAACTCTTCGTTCGAGACGGCCTGCGTCGGCAGCGGCGAATCCACGCCTTTTTTGCGGTCACGTTGGTGTTTACGAATCCACATTGATTGACTCCTGGAAGAATCTCCCACGAAGACACACGAAGGAACAGCAAGGAGACTCGCTTTAACTTCGTGCCCCTTGGTGTGTCTTCGTGGGAAGGTTTGTTTACCGTTCAGAAGAACTGCTGGCCGAACCGGCGGCTTGCGGCGCGCGCAGATTCTGACCATCGAGCGTGTAATCCATCCAGCCGATCATCATTTCCTCCCAGGTCTGGTCGCCCCAGCGGACGGTGATCTTCGGGTCGGGATTGAATTTATTGTTGGTCGAATTGTCGTGATGCGCCGTGCATTCGATGCGGCTGCCTTTGGGCGCCGCTACCGGCTCTTTGACGAAGTAGCACAATTGCCAATTGAAGTCGTATTTCGGCACGCTCAACAGAATTTTCTCTTGGCCGTTGGGATAGACAAGTTTGTATTCAAAATCTTTGCCGCGCACGTGCATGTGCGGCATGAACATGTGAAGGTGCGCATCCTGCGTGAAGGTATAGGAGGAATGCGATTCAAAATTCGCCTCGCCCGGCGGGATCACCAATTTGCGCTGATCCACGGTGACCGGTTGCGTAAACATACGCTTTTCAATCGGCCCTTTGGCGAACCATAGGCCGATGCTGGTGCGATCTTTCGCCGCGATGCCATTGGTCGTGTAATGCATTTGAAAGACGAAGGTCGAGCCTTTCTTCACCAGTTTGGCTTGTCCAGGGGCCAGGGTGAGCGGATCCATCCCTGGCGCCCAGCCCAATAAATTGGCATCGAACATGCCCGTGCCGCCGCGCGCCGCTTGTGCTTGCCCTTGCCCCTGTTGGTTCTGTTGGCGTTGGCCTTCCTCTGGATTGCCGCCGCGCAATTGACCGGGGGAAATCTCACCCGCAGGCCAAGCCACGCCCTCACGCACAAAAACAATCACGTGATGCACGACGCTCGCCTCACCGCGTTTAATCTCGGCGAATTGCACATATTTGTCTTCGGTGAAGTTGGTGGGCACGGCCCAATAACGATATGGCACTGTGCCATCGGCGGGAATTGCCGCTGCTTCATTCATTGAGAGTACGACGTCGGGCTGGCCGAATTTCCAACCGGTGTTGGAAAACTTCGGCGCGACGGGTAAATCTTTCGGATCGCCTTCCGGCGCGCCCGCCTCGACCCAGGCCCGGATCGTTTCAATCTGCGGCACGCTCAGGCTGCTGTCATTGGCGAATTGACCGTGCTTCGGATCGGCATACCAGGGCGGCATCTCTTTACTGGAAACTTTTTCGCGAATGGATTTGGCCCAGGGGCGAACTTCTTTATAAGACATCAATCCCATCGGGGCCATCTCGCCTTGGCGATGGCAGACGACGCATTTGGCGAAAAAGATCGGCGCTACATCTTTTGTATACGTGACTTTCGCCGCATTCACCGTCGGGCCTGCTGGCTTGACCACGGCAAACGCTAACAACAGCGCACAGGTAAAACTCAGTGCCAGCGCGCTTCCCTTCCTATTTCCGGTTCGCATAAGCAACTCCTTTGCTCGTTAATTGAGACTCAACTTGATCTGCGTTGTTTGTTTGTTCAATCGGTACGCGAGCGCCAATGCAGGCGGCACTCGTCAATTTACTTTTGGCGGAAAACTTGTGTTGGTGTAGACGGCACAGCGAAAGCTGGCAGCACGTCTTCGCGCCAAGATGCAGCTTGGCGTTTTGGCAATGCTACTTCAGCGCCGAGTAATCGGTCGCCAGCATAAAAACGGAAACGACTTTGTCCACCAGCTTGCCATTCTCTTCGCTCTTCTTGCGCGCGGCCTGCCATTCAGGATCAGCCCCGAAGGCTTTCCAGGCCGCCGCCCGCGCCTCGGGTGAAGGATAGGCCAGCATATAAATCAAGGTGTTTTCTGAACCGCTCTCTTTTTCGGTCGGGCCCCAGAAACCCACAATCTGCATACCGTGTTTTTTGAAAAGCTTGACCGTGTGATCGCGGAACCGCGCATGCAAGGCTTCCAGCTTGCCCGGCGCGGCGTAATAGGTGCGCATCTCAAAATAGCGCGAATCCTTGGCCAGCGACGGGCTTGGCGCCAGGGTTGGCGTCGGCGCAGGTTGTGCGGCGGGCGACTGTGTGCCCGTTTGGGCCAACGCCGCGCATGAACCAGCAGCAACAAGCAGAGCCAGAAAAAGCATTTGCGGTGCTCTAAGCATCAACATTTCTCCTCGGAAAAGTGCCAATTGTTTGCGATAGTGACGCGGTTGCGAAAGCGGGCGCATTCTAGCCTACTGACCAACCGGTAAGCAACGGGTAGGAAGGCAAAAGGTAATTGACCGAAAGCAAAAATTCAGCGGCGCGCCTCGACCCGCAGCGCAAATCAAAATCACGGACGCGCAACCGAAGCTACAGGCCCAGGTAGTAACTATTTTTTCAAGCTCGGCGTTTCTAAAAAGCAAAAAGCACGAGAGCCTCGTCACTCTCGTGCTTTTGCCTTCGCGCCCTTGTGGTGGAGTTGAGGGCGAACTGAAATCTATCGCCTGATGAGAGGGCTAGTCCTTGGGTGCGTAATAGCCTTGCCGCGCGCGAATCCGCAAGTCGGGGCGCGTTGGCAATTGAATTTTGATGCGCCGGAATTTGCCGTCATTCGTCTCGTTGCTTGAGTAATAGCCCAACAGGTATTGCGCCTGTAATTCCGCCGCAATTTGCCGGAAGACCTTCTCCAGTTCTTCGTCCCGGTCTGGCAAAAACGCCACGCCGCCCGTTTCCGCCGCCAACGTGCTCATCGCATTGTGCCCACGCATGCTGATTTTATTTAAGCGAATCGAAGGGCCACTCGGATTGATGGCGTAAAACAAAGTGTCGGTGCGCTGCAACTCGCGCTGGGTATCGGCCAGCCGATGCGTTTCGCTGTGATTATCTTCGCCGTCAGAGATCACGACGACCACGCGGCGCGCGCCCGGGGTGGCATGATCGCCAAGGTACTGGGCGGCTTTGGCCACCGTGTCAAAAAAGGCCGTTCCCTCTTTGGTCGGTTCCAGCGTGCTCAGGCTCGCGGCGACTTTATCCACACTTCCTGTGCGTTCTCCAACCAGTTTGGGGTCAAAGCCGATTGAAAAGACAGCGACGGTGTCAGAAGGTTTGAGCACTTCTTTCAAAAAGCGCGTGGCCGCCAGTTTTTCGAATTCAAAGCGTTCACGCACACTGCCTGAAACATCAAACAGGAGCGCCATTTCCAAAGGCGTTTTGCCCGGCTCACCCAAACTTTGGAGTTGCTGTGCTTGGCCTTCTTCTTCTAACTGGAAATCTTCGGCCCGCAGCTTTCGCATCGGCTCGCCATTGGCATCGGTGACTGAAACCGGCACTGCGACCAGATTGGAATTGATGCGAAAGGTATCGCCACTGTTTTCAGGCTCCTTTTCAGGTTTCGCCACCTGCTTGGGAGGCGGTTGCGTATGCTTAGGTTCTTCACCAGGCCGCGTGGTTGGAGGCACGGGCGGCGGTTGTGTAATCGTCGGGACATTCAGTTTGTAATCAACCGCTGGCGCCCGTTTCGTTGATGCCGGCGGAACCGGCGTGGGCGTGGGCGTCGGAGTTGGCGTAATATGCCGTGCAGGTTCGGCGGTCTTACCCTTTTTCCCCTGGGCCAATGCACATACCGTCAAAGTCGAAGCTAGAAAGGCGCAGAGTAAAAACCAGCCGAATCCGTTTACCCCACCCCGACAGGTTTTCGGCGCTGGGAATTTCAATTTCACGACTCCTTGCAACATTCGCCTCAGCATCAAGCCCTCCTTTAACACACACTATTGGAGGAACACGCCTTCTAAAGCAAACGAGTGGCAAATGACATTTAGGTATCATTCACCACTCGTTGCCGTTTACCTAGCGCACCAGCGCCCGCCAACCCGCACCAGGAGCCATTTTCCTTACGGCACGCGCGAGGTCGTGGTTTCCCGCGGGCGGGAATTTTCCATTGAGGTACTGACCGGCTTCTGCACCCGCACCGGGTCAGGTTGCGTCGTCATCCCTTTGTTCACCAAAATCTTTACTTCAACGCGGCGGTTCTGTTCACGCCCTTCTTTACTGAGGTTATCCGCCACCGGCTGCGCTTCGCCATAACCAAACGGCGTGATGATGCGCCGCAAGGGAATCATATGGTTTTCAGCTAAATAACGAACCACGGCATCGGCACGTTTTTGACTCAACACACGATTCTTGTTTTCGTCACCATCTGCCGAAGCGAACCCCATGACCTCAATCATATAAGCCTTTTCAGTCTTGGCCTGGGTCGCAATTTCATCCAGGACCAACTTCGCTTCGGGCAACAAATCAAATTTGTTGACCTTAAAGTTGACCGTAATGCCGCGCTTGGCTTCGTAATCATCAAGGCTGGAAAACCAGGTTTCCATGCGGCGATTGGTCGCTTCAACCCCTGCAATCGCGGCATCAGCACTTTCCTGCGCGGCCTTCGCCCCGCCTTTTGCAGCATTGGAGATAGCTGCCAATTCTTCCAATTGGCCAGATAATCGCTTAGCGTTTTCTTCTGTTTGGGTAATGCGGGTTTCAGCTTCGCCCACGCGGCCTTCAACCGGCGTAACACGGGTTTCCACATTGCGCGCGACGACTAGCGCGTCTTCCGTGAACCGAATCTTTTCCGCCGCCAAGCTGCCATTCGTGTCACCTTTACCTTCGACTTCGACACTCAATCCACGCAGCAATAAAGTTGTGTTGTAATTTTTGGCGCGGCGGAATGGATTACTCTTCTTTTCTTCAACCTTCGTGAAATTGCCTAAGGCCACCCGCACATCACCGCCAGTCAAATCTCGGACGATGAAATTATCAGCATCACGGTTAATAATCACACCCATAACCTTGGCTTTTTGCCCCGGCACCATTTTGACGAGGTTGGCGTCCGAAGCGCTATTTTTCGTATCTTTGCCAGCGTTTTGTGCGAAACCAGGTGCAACTGCCAGCACCACGCCACACAAAACCAAGCTGAAACGATTGATCTTCATGTTCTTCTGTCCTCCCAGTAAATCTACGACCCAGAGATTTTTTTTGCAAACTGGCAAGCTTTAGGAGCTTGCGGCCTCACCACAAGGCACGTGCATTGGGCATTAGAGCAACGCGCGTGCCAGGAATCAAGCAGTTTCCTCTGTAAAAGCTATTGCACTCTCCGGAAATACCTTAGACATTCCTTCCCCATTTACCGCTAACTATTGCGTGACGGTCTTCACGGAATTTTGCTTAGGTATTGATCTGAAAGCAGTACATTTTGCATAGCGGGATGCAGATATTACATACACATCCTTGCCCAGCCTTTTCGCCAATCTCATAAGCTTGCGAACGCACCTTGGGAAAAACAAACTTGGCGACCTTTCGCGACACGAGATCAACCCCTATCTCATTTAACGGCGAAAGTACCGCCAGACTTACTTGCTCACAAGTCCCAAAAAAACATCCCAAAAAAACCTTTTTGCACAAAAATGAAGAGGACAAACCAATTTTCATGCGCTAGAATCACGCGCCGCGAAAGAAAATTAGACATGCGCCGCCCCGGCGACTTCTAAAATGCGGTTTACCTTACCTTTGAATTCGAGCAGAATAAGTTTCAGACACGAGGTCAGCCCTGTTGTGCTGTTCCATAGAGTTTAGATCTCGTTTTGATCGTGGGGGGTTTCCCCGCTGATTGCGCTTTACGTCAACTGCGTTGCCCCACCAGCTAGCTGGTTTTGATTTACACCAAGCTGCTTCTGGTGTACGAAAACACAATCATCCGCAAGTCCTCGCATTCAAAGCTGAATCAATTCGAATAACCCTTAGACAATTTCTTGGGAGGACAATATGCCCATGACAGGCGGTAAAGAAACTACCGGTCAGACTCATCAGACCGCATGGCTCAAACGCTGGGTAATGCTGGCCTGCTTGATGATTGGAAGCCTGGCAGTGCTCGATCATTTGGGCGGTAGCCTGACCTCGTATGCACAGAAGCGGCCCGTGCGCAGCGTAGCTGCGCAAAACAATGCGGCCTCTGACTGTGTCTACTTGAAAGACCCCGAAGCCATTCGCGGCGCTCAACTCAGGCATCGTCGTGAAGTTTCGCGGGCAACCGAGAGCTTTGCCGGTCAATTGCCAAATCAGGTCACACGGCTGGTTGGCGCGAATGAGATTCCGCGCAAAAACTTTATTGACAACATCCTTTTCAACCGGATGCAGAATGACAATATACAGTCGGCGCCGCTGTGCTCGGATAGCGAGTTTCTGCGCCGTGTCACGCTTGATCTGACCGGACGCATCCCGGCACCAGAAGCCGTGACGGCATTTTTGGCGGACGAAAACCCTGACAAGCGCGACCTGTTGGTAGACAAGCTGCTCGCCTCGTCCGAATTCACCGACAAGTGGACGAATTTTTATGGCGACTTGTTCAAGAACACGGCTTTTTCCGCCAACATCAACCGCTTCCGTGGCGGACGTGATGCTTTCTATAAATACATCAAAGACTCTGTCGCGATGAACAAGAGTTGGCGCGATATGGCGATTGAGATCGTCACTGCCAATGGCGACAGCTTCGCCAACGGGGCGACCAATTTCCTGATCGGCGGTTTTGTGCCGATGGGACCGGCGCAGGACGTGTATGACGGCATGGCGGTCGAAGTCTCGCGTACCTTTCTGGGGTTGACTTCGATGGATTGTCTGCTCTGCCACGATGGCGCTGGACATTTGGATGCAGTCAATTTGTGGGGAGCGCACACCACGCGCTTTGACGCTTGGGGGCTGGCGGCCTTCTTCACGGGCTACAATCGCAGCACCACCACCGTTTTCACGAACGTCCAAAAATATGGCATCACTGAAACCGTCAATCGGGCTTACCAGTTGAATACGACCACCGGCAACCGCTCGAACCGGCAGCCGACCAATGGCAAGAACGTGGTTGACCCCGCGTATATGTTCAATGGCGGCGGCAACGTCAAGACAACTGAAAACCGCCGTGAAGCCTTTGCGCGTTACCTGGTGGCCGATCCGCAATTCGCGCGCGCGCAGGTCAATTATCTGTGGGAAGCGTTGATGGTCGAGGCGCTGGTTTCGCCTTCTAACACCTTCGATCTGGCACGGCTGTCCCCTGAACAGCAGTTGCCTGACGGCTGGTCGCTACAGCCGGCAAATCCCGAATTATTGCAGGCGCTCGCGGAAGAGTTCGCCTTCAACAATTTCGATATTCGCCACATCATCGGCTTGATCGCCAAATCAAATGCCTATCAACTCTCTTCGCAATATCCGGGCGAATGGCGCGTGGATTACGTGCCGTATTACGCGCGCAAATATGTCCGCCGGCTGGGAGCGGAAGAGTTGCACGATGCCATCATGGTCGCGACAGGCGTCCCGACCATCTTTGCCGATCCTGACAATGGCAACAAAAACCGTGTCGGCTACCGCATGGTGGATGATAACAATCCGCAGAAAACCACATTCTGGGTCGAGTGGGCGATGCAATTGCCGGAGCCAGCGGAACCCCGCAACAGTGGCAACAATGCCTTCCTGAATTCGTTCCTGCGCGGTGACCGCGATCAAAAGTTACGCACGGACGAACCCTCGATTCTGCAGGCGTTGAACATGATGAATAACGGCTTCGTGATGGGGCGTATCCATCAGGGCAAT from Acidobacteriota bacterium includes these protein-coding regions:
- a CDS encoding OmpA family protein; translation: MKINRFSLVLCGVVLAVAPGFAQNAGKDTKNSASDANLVKMVPGQKAKVMGVIINRDADNFIVRDLTGGDVRVALGNFTKVEEKKSNPFRRAKNYNTTLLLRGLSVEVEGKGDTNGSLAAEKIRFTEDALVVARNVETRVTPVEGRVGEAETRITQTEENAKRLSGQLEELAAISNAAKGGAKAAQESADAAIAGVEATNRRMETWFSSLDDYEAKRGITVNFKVNKFDLLPEAKLVLDEIATQAKTEKAYMIEVMGFASADGDENKNRVLSQKRADAVVRYLAENHMIPLRRIITPFGYGEAQPVADNLSKEGREQNRRVEVKILVNKGMTTQPDPVRVQKPVSTSMENSRPRETTTSRVP
- a CDS encoding DUF1549 domain-containing protein, translating into MPMTGGKETTGQTHQTAWLKRWVMLACLMIGSLAVLDHLGGSLTSYAQKRPVRSVAAQNNAASDCVYLKDPEAIRGAQLRHRREVSRATESFAGQLPNQVTRLVGANEIPRKNFIDNILFNRMQNDNIQSAPLCSDSEFLRRVTLDLTGRIPAPEAVTAFLADENPDKRDLLVDKLLASSEFTDKWTNFYGDLFKNTAFSANINRFRGGRDAFYKYIKDSVAMNKSWRDMAIEIVTANGDSFANGATNFLIGGFVPMGPAQDVYDGMAVEVSRTFLGLTSMDCLLCHDGAGHLDAVNLWGAHTTRFDAWGLAAFFTGYNRSTTTVFTNVQKYGITETVNRAYQLNTTTGNRSNRQPTNGKNVVDPAYMFNGGGNVKTTENRREAFARYLVADPQFARAQVNYLWEALMVEALVSPSNTFDLARLSPEQQLPDGWSLQPANPELLQALAEEFAFNNFDIRHIIGLIAKSNAYQLSSQYPGEWRVDYVPYYARKYVRRLGAEELHDAIMVATGVPTIFADPDNGNKNRVGYRMVDDNNPQKTTFWVEWAMQLPEPAEPRNSGNNAFLNSFLRGDRDQKLRTDEPSILQALNMMNNGFVMGRIHQGNTAVVTYPDTRTYNSTVRTLLAKVNLSNDELVNTLYLTTLSRKPSAEEMAKITPYFSRMTKQQVAEHLQWVLLNKMDFLFNY